A single window of Chitinophaga sp. XS-30 DNA harbors:
- a CDS encoding dihydrolipoamide acetyltransferase family protein translates to MAIVELVMPKMGESIMEATILRWHKKPGDMVKVDETVLEIATDKVDSEVPSIAEGEITEILYNENDVVPVGTVIARVRTEADAEVAASPAAPPVSAAPAPKSETRFQAVPAPRPEPVAAPASGEARFYSPLVLTIAQQEGVSFAELENIPGSGNEGRVTKNDILEYIAARTTGGGSIQQEPERQQATRETPQVQQPASGNLTTIPASNSYGGNVEIIEMDRMRKLIANHMVQSKQISPHVTSFAEADVTNMVRWRDRVKKDFEKREGEKITFMPLFVEAIVKCIKKFPLVNCSLDGDKIILKKDINIGMATALPSGNLIVPVIRNADMLNLVGLARQVNNLAAAARNNRLKPEDTQNGTFTITNVGTFGSLTGTPIINQPQVAILAVGAIKKRPVVVETPQGDSIAIRHMMYLSMSYDHRIVDGSLGSTFLSAVAEELEHFDPEKEY, encoded by the coding sequence ATGGCAATAGTCGAACTGGTGATGCCCAAAATGGGAGAAAGCATTATGGAAGCTACCATCCTGCGCTGGCATAAAAAGCCCGGTGATATGGTAAAGGTGGATGAAACAGTGCTGGAGATCGCAACGGACAAGGTAGATAGTGAAGTGCCTTCTATTGCGGAAGGCGAAATTACGGAGATACTTTACAATGAGAACGATGTGGTGCCCGTAGGTACGGTGATCGCGCGGGTGCGTACGGAAGCTGATGCGGAAGTGGCCGCTTCCCCTGCCGCGCCTCCCGTTTCCGCTGCTCCCGCTCCCAAGTCCGAGACCCGGTTCCAGGCAGTGCCCGCGCCGCGCCCTGAACCCGTTGCCGCCCCCGCATCCGGCGAAGCCAGGTTCTATTCCCCCCTGGTGCTCACCATCGCACAGCAGGAAGGCGTGAGTTTTGCCGAACTGGAAAACATCCCCGGTTCCGGCAATGAAGGCAGGGTGACCAAGAACGATATCCTTGAATACATCGCTGCCCGCACAACAGGCGGCGGCTCCATACAACAGGAACCTGAACGGCAGCAAGCTACCCGGGAAACCCCGCAGGTTCAACAGCCCGCTTCCGGTAATTTGACTACCATTCCTGCTTCCAACAGCTATGGCGGAAACGTGGAGATCATTGAAATGGACCGGATGCGCAAACTGATCGCCAACCATATGGTGCAGAGCAAACAGATCAGTCCGCATGTGACCAGCTTTGCAGAAGCCGATGTCACCAATATGGTGCGCTGGCGGGACAGGGTTAAGAAGGATTTCGAGAAACGCGAAGGGGAGAAGATCACCTTTATGCCGCTGTTCGTGGAAGCCATTGTGAAATGCATCAAGAAATTCCCGCTGGTCAACTGCTCGCTGGATGGGGACAAGATCATCCTGAAAAAGGACATCAACATCGGTATGGCCACCGCATTACCCAGCGGCAACCTCATTGTGCCGGTGATCCGGAATGCGGATATGCTGAACCTGGTAGGGCTCGCCAGACAGGTGAACAACCTGGCCGCCGCCGCCCGGAACAACCGCCTGAAACCGGAAGACACGCAGAACGGTACTTTTACCATCACGAATGTAGGCACTTTCGGGAGCCTTACCGGCACTCCCATCATCAACCAGCCCCAGGTAGCCATCCTGGCGGTAGGCGCCATTAAAAAGCGCCCTGTAGTGGTAGAAACGCCGCAGGGGGACTCCATTGCCATCCGGCATATGATGTACCTGTCCATGTCCTACGATCACCGTATTGTTGATGGATCGCTGGGTTCCACTTTCCTGAGCGCCGTAGCGGAAGAGCTGGAGCATTTTGATCCGGAAAAAGAGTATTGA
- a CDS encoding DUF6597 domain-containing transcriptional factor — MNTYILKPKEILQPLVQKYIVLQNITSAAEIAQKKLFTLGKQYLVFTQNGSLSFKPNDHASFELPEAAVTGPFTCAVNARVNGPLNAVIVQLNEYASHRLMGISMESVTNYFRDLTKVDMQWQNIANQLHMTSNLDTIAGILNNALENLLPKQNTSLRQIDEMVDYLAAQRGQVQVIELALRFKTSRHTLERQFMEVTGLTPQLYTRLLRRQRYA, encoded by the coding sequence ATGAACACCTATATCCTGAAGCCAAAGGAAATTTTGCAACCACTGGTGCAAAAGTATATCGTTCTGCAGAACATCACATCCGCTGCAGAGATCGCTCAGAAAAAGCTTTTTACTTTAGGGAAGCAATACCTGGTATTCACCCAGAACGGCAGCCTGTCTTTCAAACCGAACGATCATGCTTCCTTTGAATTACCGGAAGCAGCGGTGACCGGCCCTTTCACCTGCGCGGTAAATGCCCGTGTGAACGGCCCGCTCAATGCAGTGATCGTACAGCTGAATGAATATGCCAGCCACCGGCTGATGGGCATCAGCATGGAATCCGTGACCAATTACTTCCGGGACCTGACCAAGGTGGATATGCAATGGCAGAACATCGCCAACCAGCTGCATATGACCTCCAACCTGGATACCATCGCCGGCATTCTGAACAATGCGCTGGAAAATCTGCTGCCGAAGCAGAATACATCCCTGCGCCAGATCGACGAGATGGTGGATTATCTTGCCGCACAACGCGGCCAGGTGCAGGTAATTGAACTGGCATTGCGCTTCAAGACCAGCCGTCATACCCTGGAACGCCAGTTCATGGAAGTGACAGGCCTCACACCGCAACTGTACACCCGCCTGCTGCGCAGACAGCGGTACGCATAA
- a CDS encoding CinA family nicotinamide mononucleotide deamidase-related protein, producing the protein MEKILASIITIGDELLIGQTVDTNSAWMARELNQAGIWVQRRVAVGDDRSAIIQALEEEGRQSHIVLITGGLGPTADDITKPVLCEYFGGKLVRDEATYAAVMQMFESRGLPVLQRNVDQALVPDVCTVLPNRRGTAPGMWFGKDEKIYVSMPGVPFEMKGLMEEEVIPRLRERFETPALLHHTLITTGMGESFVAERLSGFEALLPPHIKLAYLPSFGLLKLRLTTVAPDKISAAAELSAEFTKMRDLLTDILVAETDQPMSAILAEKLMTKGLTVGTAESCTGGSIASQITALAGSSQYFSGSVVSYSNEVKMNVLGVQPATLERYGAVSEETVLEMAAGALKVLKTDCVMAVSGIMGPGGGSEEKPVGTVWIAAGGPGSLRAKKYHFRYDRARNIAMTCVAAQNELRKWLERSE; encoded by the coding sequence ATGGAAAAGATCTTAGCCAGCATCATCACCATCGGGGATGAGTTGCTGATCGGGCAGACAGTGGATACCAATTCCGCCTGGATGGCGCGGGAGTTGAATCAGGCCGGCATCTGGGTGCAGCGGCGGGTTGCTGTGGGGGACGACCGGAGTGCGATCATTCAGGCGCTGGAAGAAGAAGGCCGGCAATCGCATATCGTACTGATCACCGGTGGCCTGGGGCCAACTGCGGACGATATCACCAAACCGGTGCTTTGCGAATATTTCGGCGGAAAGCTCGTCAGGGACGAGGCTACTTACGCAGCTGTCATGCAGATGTTTGAAAGCCGCGGCTTGCCGGTACTGCAGCGGAATGTAGACCAGGCGCTTGTGCCGGACGTATGCACCGTGCTGCCGAACCGGCGTGGCACCGCGCCCGGCATGTGGTTCGGCAAAGATGAAAAGATCTATGTGTCCATGCCCGGTGTGCCGTTTGAAATGAAGGGACTGATGGAAGAAGAAGTGATCCCGCGTTTGCGGGAACGTTTTGAAACGCCGGCATTGCTGCATCATACGCTGATCACTACCGGCATGGGGGAATCCTTTGTGGCGGAAAGGCTCAGCGGTTTTGAAGCGTTGTTGCCGCCGCATATCAAACTGGCCTACCTGCCGAGCTTCGGGTTGCTGAAACTGCGGCTCACCACCGTGGCGCCGGACAAGATATCCGCCGCGGCGGAGCTGAGCGCGGAGTTCACGAAGATGCGCGACCTGCTGACGGACATCCTGGTCGCTGAAACAGACCAGCCCATGAGCGCGATCCTGGCGGAAAAGCTGATGACGAAGGGACTGACGGTAGGGACAGCCGAAAGCTGTACCGGCGGAAGCATCGCCAGCCAGATCACCGCCCTTGCCGGCAGCTCACAATATTTTTCCGGAAGTGTGGTCAGTTATTCGAATGAAGTGAAAATGAATGTGCTGGGTGTGCAGCCGGCCACATTGGAGCGGTATGGCGCCGTGAGCGAGGAAACGGTACTGGAGATGGCAGCAGGCGCATTAAAGGTGCTGAAAACGGATTGCGTGATGGCTGTTTCCGGTATCATGGGCCCGGGCGGCGGGAGTGAGGAGAAACCTGTCGGCACCGTCTGGATCGCCGCGGGAGGGCCGGGCAGCCTCCGTGCAAAAAAATATCATTTCCGTTACGACCGGGCGCGTAATATTGCCATGACCTGCGTGGCGGCGCAGAATGAGCTGCGGAAATGGCTGGAACGATCAGAATGA
- a CDS encoding thioesterase family protein: protein MYSTTIDIRVRYGETDQMGYLYYGNYALYYEVGRTDAIRQLGFTYRELEEKGVIMPVAELQVKYLRPAYYDDVITVKTILKELPANHKIQFHSELYNQKGELLNVGVTTLAFIDAKNKTRMNMPEALREKLAPYFTANQQA from the coding sequence ATGTACAGCACAACGATCGATATACGGGTGAGGTATGGGGAGACGGACCAGATGGGGTATCTCTATTACGGGAACTATGCATTGTACTACGAGGTGGGGCGTACGGACGCCATCCGGCAACTGGGCTTTACTTACCGGGAACTGGAGGAGAAAGGCGTTATCATGCCGGTAGCGGAACTGCAGGTGAAGTACCTCCGCCCTGCCTATTACGATGACGTTATAACGGTGAAGACTATACTGAAAGAGCTTCCCGCAAATCACAAGATACAGTTCCACTCGGAACTGTATAACCAGAAGGGAGAGTTGCTGAATGTGGGTGTGACTACGCTGGCATTCATTGATGCAAAGAACAAAACCAGGATGAACATGCCGGAGGCCCTGCGGGAGAAGCTGGCGCCTTATTTCACGGCAAATCAGCAAGCATAA
- a CDS encoding RNA-binding protein: MNIYVANLHYRLNDEDLHQIFSEFGQVTSAKIIKDHETGRSRGFGFVEMPNEEEGTKAMESLNGSEVEGKQLMVNEARPKQPNNGGGNRGGGGRGGYGGGGGRDRRY, translated from the coding sequence ATGAACATCTACGTAGCCAACCTGCACTACAGGTTGAACGATGAAGACCTCCACCAAATCTTCAGCGAATTCGGTCAAGTAACCTCAGCTAAAATCATCAAAGATCACGAAACCGGTCGCTCGCGTGGTTTTGGATTCGTTGAAATGCCCAACGAAGAAGAGGGTACAAAAGCTATGGAGAGTCTGAATGGTAGTGAAGTGGAAGGCAAACAGCTGATGGTTAACGAAGCACGTCCCAAACAACCCAATAATGGTGGTGGAAACAGAGGCGGTGGTGGCCGTGGTGGCTACGGTGGCGGCGGTGGTCGCGATCGTCGTTATTAA
- a CDS encoding DUF4230 domain-containing protein, which translates to MKKIITWLVIILFIILVFWLGQWSGSRTVNEQVLSNSLIVREIAELASLEVEGSASIKRSNVENSGNWTDNLKKVFAENTIWVTVPYTAKYGVDVNEQNFKVNVNKKKVQVRLPAPQLLSYELRLNKMETANRKGWLMFSDDDTYTDVQKKLYETSRAQLEDNKVYIEQSKEKIRKIITQYYAPFELEVDIRFGDEAPRPVKLD; encoded by the coding sequence ATGAAGAAGATCATTACCTGGCTTGTGATCATACTGTTTATCATCCTCGTCTTCTGGCTCGGCCAGTGGTCAGGATCGCGTACGGTGAACGAACAGGTACTGTCCAACAGCCTGATCGTCCGGGAAATAGCAGAGCTGGCCAGCCTGGAAGTGGAGGGCAGCGCATCCATCAAACGCAGTAACGTGGAGAACAGCGGTAACTGGACGGACAACCTGAAGAAGGTCTTTGCCGAAAACACCATCTGGGTAACCGTTCCCTACACTGCCAAGTACGGTGTGGATGTCAATGAACAGAACTTCAAGGTGAATGTGAACAAGAAAAAAGTACAGGTAAGGCTGCCGGCTCCGCAGCTGCTCAGCTACGAACTGCGGCTCAATAAAATGGAAACCGCCAACAGGAAAGGCTGGCTGATGTTCTCGGACGATGACACTTATACCGATGTACAGAAAAAACTCTATGAAACTTCCCGCGCGCAGCTGGAAGACAACAAAGTGTACATCGAACAGAGCAAGGAGAAGATCAGGAAGATCATTACGCAATACTACGCGCCCTTTGAGTTGGAGGTAGATATCCGGTTCGGGGATGAAGCCCCCCGGCCAGTCAAGCTCGACTGA